A genomic region of Methanobacterium sp. SMA-27 contains the following coding sequences:
- the rplX gene encoding 50S ribosomal protein L24, which yields MSTQPRKQRKFIYKAPLHIRHKLMSVTLAEELREQYRRRSLPVKKGDTVKVMRGDFKDHEGKVEKVDLKNYRVMIEGMSVQKPDGNKVYHAVHPSNLMIIELDMEDDERNDIVERKG from the coding sequence ATGTCAACACAGCCAAGAAAACAAAGGAAATTTATTTATAAGGCACCATTACACATACGCCATAAATTAATGAGCGTAACACTTGCTGAAGAACTCAGGGAGCAGTACAGAAGAAGATCTCTTCCTGTTAAAAAAGGTGACACAGTAAAGGTTATGCGTGGCGATTTCAAGGACCACGAAGGAAAAGTTGAAAAAGTGGACCTTAAAAATTATCGTGTCATGATTGAGGGTATGTCAGTACAGAAACCCGATGGTAACAAAGTCTACCATGCAGTTCATCCATCAAATTTAATGATCATTGAACTCGATATGGAAGACGATGAAAGAAACGATATAGTAGAGAGGAAGGGATAA
- a CDS encoding 50S ribosomal protein L14, with amino-acid sequence MKAITSNVTKALPIGARLQCIDNTGAREVEIIAVKGYKGVRRRLAPAGVGDMIVITVKKGTVDMRKEVTTAVVVRQKKEFKRADGLRIKFEDNAAVIVSPEGVLKGSEIRGPIAKEAADRWPAIGSAASIIV; translated from the coding sequence ATGAAGGCAATTACCTCCAACGTTACAAAAGCACTCCCAATAGGTGCAAGATTACAGTGTATAGACAACACCGGTGCAAGGGAAGTTGAAATCATAGCTGTCAAAGGATACAAGGGTGTTAGAAGAAGATTAGCACCTGCTGGTGTCGGTGACATGATTGTAATCACTGTTAAAAAAGGTACCGTTGACATGAGAAAAGAGGTCACAACAGCTGTTGTGGTCAGACAGAAAAAAGAATTCAAAAGGGCTGACGGCTTAAGAATCAAATTTGAAGATAACGCTGCAGTGATAGTAAGTCCTGAAGGGGTGCTTAAAGGTTCAGAAATAAGGGGACCTATAGCAAAGGAAGCAGCTGACAGATGGCCTGCTATTGGAAGTGCTGCCAGCATCATAGTATAA
- a CDS encoding 30S ribosomal protein S17: MVGIDVKEPKIECDDPNCPFHGTLPVRGQILEGIVTSDKAERTITVERSYYKFISKYERYEKRKSKISAHKPDCLEVKIGDSVKIAECRPLSKTKHFVLVEVKGEE, from the coding sequence ATGGTTGGTATCGACGTTAAAGAACCAAAAATAGAATGTGATGATCCCAACTGTCCCTTTCATGGAACCCTCCCAGTGAGGGGTCAAATTCTTGAAGGAATAGTTACAAGTGATAAAGCAGAAAGGACCATTACAGTAGAAAGGAGTTATTATAAATTCATCAGTAAATACGAGAGATACGAAAAAAGGAAATCAAAGATCAGCGCTCACAAACCTGACTGTTTAGAAGTTAAGATTGGAGACTCTGTTAAAATAGCAGAATGCAGACCTTTGAGCAAAACCAAACATTTCGTATTGGTGGAAGTTAAGGGAGAAGAGTAA
- the rnp1 gene encoding ribonuclease P protein component 1: MITPQNIFRHEFVGLNVEVVKSSHEGFTGIKGEVIDETKNTIKVEDVEGCEKIIPKNVVTFQFTLPDNTVVEIDGSIIVARPEDRIKKKFRKF, translated from the coding sequence ATGATCACTCCACAAAACATATTCCGGCACGAATTTGTGGGACTGAATGTTGAGGTTGTTAAAAGCTCACATGAAGGTTTCACAGGAATCAAAGGAGAAGTTATCGACGAAACAAAAAACACCATTAAGGTGGAGGATGTTGAGGGATGTGAAAAAATCATTCCTAAAAACGTTGTAACTTTTCAATTCACACTGCCAGATAATACGGTTGTTGAAATTGACGGAAGCATAATCGTTGCTCGCCCTGAAGACAGAATTAAAAAGAAATTCAGAAAGTTTTGA
- the yciH gene encoding stress response translation initiation inhibitor YciH → MKVCEICGLPEELCVCEEIAREIQKVKVYTVRRRFGKLMTIVEGIDEHDIDIKELTKELKAKCACGGTAKKGQIELQGDHKRRVKEVLANMGFSSDTIEIKDREDRGRKRRR, encoded by the coding sequence ATGAAAGTCTGTGAGATATGCGGTCTTCCTGAAGAACTTTGCGTCTGCGAGGAGATAGCCAGAGAAATTCAAAAGGTAAAGGTCTATACAGTTAGAAGAAGATTCGGAAAACTGATGACCATTGTTGAGGGTATAGATGAGCACGATATTGATATAAAGGAACTAACAAAGGAACTTAAGGCAAAATGTGCCTGTGGAGGAACAGCCAAAAAAGGCCAAATCGAACTTCAAGGTGACCATAAAAGAAGGGTCAAAGAAGTTCTGGCTAACATGGGCTTTTCTTCAGACACCATCGAGATAAAAGACAGAGAAGATAGGGGAAGGAAAAGACGCAGATAA
- the rpmC gene encoding 50S ribosomal protein L29, giving the protein MVILRSKEIRVMEMDEIQKKLDELKAEHSKNISKSAAAGVYENPGKIKELKRTIARVLTIMNEKQQEK; this is encoded by the coding sequence ATGGTAATATTAAGAAGCAAGGAAATACGGGTAATGGAGATGGATGAGATCCAGAAGAAACTGGATGAACTCAAAGCTGAACATTCTAAGAATATCTCAAAGAGTGCCGCTGCAGGGGTTTATGAAAATCCAGGTAAAATAAAGGAACTTAAACGAACAATCGCACGTGTCCTTACCATAATGAATGAAAAACAGCAGGAGAAATAA
- the rplV gene encoding 50S ribosomal protein L22 has protein sequence MAKIEYAYQDEYKGKTAKAAGKALKISPKHSVEICRTIRGMHLDDAKEFLERVMKKETPVPFKRHNKKVGHKRGLVGWPTGRYPVKAAEHILQVLDNAEANAEYKGLNTEDLKIVHISSHRGYIIRGWTARAFGRASPFNTPTTHIQVVLGEA, from the coding sequence ATGGCGAAGATCGAATACGCTTATCAAGATGAGTACAAAGGAAAAACAGCAAAGGCTGCAGGGAAAGCTCTTAAGATTTCCCCAAAGCATTCTGTTGAGATATGCCGTACCATAAGGGGAATGCACCTCGACGATGCAAAGGAATTCCTAGAGAGAGTTATGAAAAAAGAAACTCCTGTACCATTTAAAAGACACAATAAAAAAGTAGGACATAAAAGAGGGCTTGTAGGATGGCCAACAGGACGTTACCCAGTAAAAGCTGCTGAGCACATACTTCAGGTACTGGATAACGCCGAGGCAAATGCAGAATACAAGGGCCTAAATACAGAAGACCTTAAAATAGTTCATATATCCAGCCACCGTGGTTACATCATAAGGGGATGGACTGCAAGGGCATTTGGAAGGGCTAGTCCATTTAACACACCAACAACCCATATACAAGTAGTTCTAGGGGAGGCATAG
- the rpsS gene encoding 30S ribosomal protein S19, which yields MARKVFNYRGYTLEELQDMPLDNVIQLLPSRQRRSLKRGFLPRQKKVLEKIRKIKKDGPRKDGRPQIIKTHCRDMIVLPEMVGMTFGIYSGKEFVDVTIQPEMIGCYFGEFAITRQRVQHGDPGMGATRSSMFVPLK from the coding sequence TTGGCAAGAAAAGTATTTAACTATCGCGGTTACACATTGGAAGAACTGCAGGACATGCCACTGGACAATGTTATACAACTATTACCATCAAGGCAGAGAAGATCCCTCAAAAGAGGATTTTTGCCTAGGCAAAAGAAGGTTCTGGAGAAGATAAGGAAGATCAAAAAAGATGGACCTAGAAAGGATGGTAGGCCACAGATAATAAAAACACACTGCAGAGACATGATTGTACTTCCTGAAATGGTTGGAATGACCTTTGGAATCTACAGTGGAAAGGAATTTGTTGATGTAACTATTCAACCAGAAATGATTGGATGTTACTTTGGTGAATTTGCAATCACAAGGCAGAGGGTTCAGCACGGAGATCCAGGTATGGGTGCAACAAGATCATCCATGTTCGTGCCGCTTAAATAA
- a CDS encoding 50S ribosomal protein L2, producing MGKRLIIQRRGRGTPTYKSASHRFRGKIAYRSYDDLEKEGCLKGKVKDIIHDPGRTAPVALVKFENGEKSLILAPEGIQIDDEVACGISAPINPGNSLPLAEIPEGTPLYNLEKHPGDGGRFVRSSGTYASLITHDVGKAIVELPSGELKAFNPRCRATVGVVAGGGRKEKPFLKAGNRYHALKAKGKKNVSVRGVAMNAVDHPHGGGNRQHPGKPTTISRHAPAGRKVGSIAASRTGRRR from the coding sequence ATGGGAAAACGATTAATAATCCAGAGAAGAGGAAGAGGAACTCCTACTTACAAGAGTGCATCACACCGATTCAGGGGAAAAATAGCCTACAGATCCTATGATGATCTTGAAAAGGAAGGCTGTCTGAAGGGTAAAGTAAAAGATATTATACACGACCCTGGTCGAACAGCACCTGTAGCACTTGTAAAATTTGAAAATGGAGAAAAAAGTCTTATTTTAGCACCTGAAGGAATACAGATTGATGATGAAGTTGCATGTGGAATTTCAGCACCAATTAACCCTGGAAACTCATTACCACTAGCAGAGATTCCTGAAGGTACACCACTTTACAACTTAGAAAAACATCCTGGAGATGGCGGTAGATTCGTTAGATCATCAGGAACTTACGCTTCTTTAATAACACACGATGTTGGTAAGGCAATTGTTGAATTACCATCAGGTGAATTAAAGGCATTCAACCCCCGCTGCAGAGCCACCGTAGGTGTCGTTGCAGGTGGAGGAAGAAAGGAGAAACCATTCCTTAAGGCAGGTAATAGATACCATGCACTTAAAGCCAAGGGTAAGAAGAACGTCAGTGTCAGAGGAGTGGCAATGAACGCAGTGGATCACCCGCATGGTGGAGGAAACAGGCAGCATCCTGGTAAACCTACAACAATATCAAGACATGCACCAGCAGGAAGAAAAGTCGGTTCAATAGCAGCTAGCAGAACCGGTAGAAGGAGATAA
- a CDS encoding 50S ribosomal protein L23, translating to MDPYAVIIKPHLTEKSMNSIDQKNELTFVVRRTANKTVIKSAFEDLYAVKVERVNTQILKGQKLAYIKLAAEHSAEDIAVKMGVF from the coding sequence ATGGATCCTTACGCAGTAATAATAAAACCACATCTAACAGAAAAGAGTATGAATTCAATTGATCAGAAGAATGAATTAACCTTTGTAGTTCGCAGAACTGCCAATAAAACCGTGATAAAGTCCGCATTTGAGGATCTTTATGCTGTTAAAGTTGAAAGGGTTAACACCCAGATATTAAAGGGACAAAAACTTGCCTACATAAAACTGGCTGCAGAACACAGTGCAGAGGATATAGCAGTTAAAATGGGAGTATTCTAG
- the rpl4p gene encoding 50S ribosomal protein L4 → MEKIKVYSLEGEVVEEIELPEIFMEVFRPDLIKRAVISSQTARIQPWGTDPKAGKRTTAKSFGSGRGAAMVPRVKGSRHPAGSKAAFIPQATGGRKAHPPKTERIIHEKINRKERRLAIRSAVAATANREMVEDRGHKIANIDQIPFVVGDELETVKRTKETREIFEKLGLMDDVTRAKTGRTIRAGRGKMRGRKYKNPKGPLVVVGEDKGISLGARNHAGVDVVVVNNLNAELLAPGTHPGRLTIYTKSAVEKLGELFK, encoded by the coding sequence ATGGAGAAGATCAAAGTTTATTCATTGGAAGGCGAAGTCGTCGAAGAGATTGAACTTCCTGAAATTTTCATGGAAGTGTTCAGACCCGACCTTATAAAAAGGGCGGTTATATCATCACAAACAGCTAGGATACAGCCATGGGGAACAGACCCAAAGGCAGGTAAAAGAACAACAGCTAAATCCTTTGGTTCAGGCCGTGGTGCAGCAATGGTTCCACGTGTTAAGGGATCAAGACACCCTGCAGGTTCAAAGGCAGCATTCATACCACAGGCAACTGGTGGTAGAAAGGCACACCCACCTAAGACAGAGAGGATCATACACGAGAAGATCAACAGAAAAGAAAGAAGGCTCGCAATAAGATCAGCTGTCGCAGCAACCGCAAACAGAGAAATGGTTGAAGATAGGGGCCATAAAATAGCAAACATAGACCAAATACCATTTGTTGTTGGTGACGAACTCGAAACAGTTAAAAGAACTAAAGAAACCCGTGAAATATTCGAGAAACTTGGTTTAATGGACGATGTTACAAGAGCTAAAACAGGTCGAACAATAAGAGCTGGAAGAGGTAAAATGAGGGGTAGGAAATACAAAAATCCAAAGGGCCCTCTAGTGGTAGTTGGAGAAGATAAGGGTATTAGCCTCGGCGCAAGAAACCATGCAGGTGTAGATGTTGTTGTTGTGAACAATCTCAACGCAGAACTCCTGGCTCCCGGAACACATCCTGGTAGACTCACTATTTACACAAAATCAGCTGTAGAAAAGTTAGGAGAACTTTTCAAGTAA
- the rpl3p gene encoding 50S ribosomal protein L3 codes for MSRHHQPRSGSVAFSPRKRAAKETPKIRSWPETEEACLLGFPGYKVGMTHLTMLDNVKNSPTEGMEVSSPVTIVETPPVVVMGIRAYKKDTRGLKTMTDIIATGLHEDLARKITLPKKDDADAKLDELKEKLDEVEDIRVLIHTKPRLTSVPKKKPEIIECGIGGKSVEDKLEFAQSVLGKEINPGDSFSDGEHVDTIAVTKGKGFQGPVKRFGIRIQYGKAARSSKGRHVGSIGPWTPARTMWTVAMAGQMGYHKRTEYNKKILKIAESSQVDEVNPKGGFVKYGLVKNGYVVLKGSIPGPSKRLVMLRKAVRPIGKHNDAPNITYISTASKQGV; via the coding sequence ATGAGTAGACATCACCAACCAAGAAGTGGATCAGTGGCATTCAGTCCTAGAAAGCGAGCTGCCAAAGAAACACCAAAAATAAGATCATGGCCTGAAACCGAAGAAGCTTGTCTCTTAGGATTTCCAGGATACAAAGTGGGGATGACCCATTTAACCATGCTCGACAACGTTAAAAACTCACCAACCGAAGGAATGGAAGTATCTTCCCCTGTAACTATAGTGGAAACACCACCTGTAGTTGTAATGGGTATACGTGCCTATAAAAAAGACACACGTGGGTTAAAAACAATGACTGACATCATAGCAACTGGTCTTCATGAGGATCTTGCAAGGAAAATAACCTTGCCTAAGAAAGACGATGCCGATGCAAAATTGGATGAATTAAAGGAAAAACTTGATGAAGTAGAGGATATACGGGTGCTTATACACACCAAACCAAGACTCACAAGTGTTCCAAAGAAAAAACCAGAAATAATTGAATGTGGAATAGGCGGTAAATCCGTTGAAGATAAACTTGAATTTGCACAAAGCGTACTAGGAAAGGAAATCAACCCTGGAGACTCATTTTCAGACGGTGAACATGTAGATACCATAGCCGTTACCAAGGGTAAAGGATTCCAAGGGCCTGTTAAAAGGTTCGGTATCAGAATCCAGTACGGAAAAGCAGCAAGAAGTAGTAAAGGACGTCACGTAGGTTCAATTGGACCATGGACACCTGCAAGGACCATGTGGACAGTTGCAATGGCTGGTCAGATGGGATACCATAAAAGGACTGAATACAACAAGAAAATCCTAAAAATTGCTGAATCCTCCCAGGTGGATGAGGTAAACCCAAAAGGTGGGTTTGTTAAATATGGACTAGTTAAAAATGGCTACGTTGTATTAAAAGGCTCAATACCAGGACCATCAAAAAGACTTGTAATGCTTAGAAAAGCTGTAAGGCCAATAGGCAAACATAACGATGCACCAAATATTACATACATAAGCACAGCTTCAAAACAGGGAGTTTAA
- a CDS encoding putative RNA uridine N3 methyltransferase: MERKRLSIFVPASILSETKDLRIKTYKIGLIGRSAAIFKADRIVIYSDNSDKEEVKFISDVLTYMNTPQYLRKRVFPITRELRNVGILPPLRTPHHPTGELSEGDYRQGLTLKRTKKGTVVDIGADRNALCKEKLSVNKVMSFKVVKFGKEIVIDPDVPDFYWGYKVLSTNKNLYESILTLKPGPDLVIGTSRYATPITSVLEEVKDRLKGSKHTAILFGGPYSGLDELISGQNEKEIIDLEVNTVPSQGTKTVRTEEAVLATLSVFNLLLNTE; the protein is encoded by the coding sequence ATGGAAAGAAAGCGTTTATCAATTTTTGTTCCAGCATCAATATTATCTGAAACGAAAGATTTAAGAATAAAAACATATAAAATTGGACTGATTGGAAGATCTGCAGCCATATTCAAGGCTGACAGAATCGTTATTTACAGCGATAATTCAGACAAAGAAGAGGTAAAGTTTATTAGTGATGTACTCACTTATATGAATACGCCTCAATACCTTAGAAAAAGGGTATTTCCTATAACAAGGGAGCTCCGAAATGTCGGCATTCTTCCGCCACTTAGAACTCCCCATCACCCAACTGGAGAACTCAGTGAAGGTGACTACAGACAGGGATTGACATTAAAACGGACTAAGAAAGGTACCGTAGTGGATATCGGTGCTGATAGGAATGCGCTTTGTAAAGAAAAACTAAGCGTAAATAAGGTTATGAGCTTTAAGGTAGTAAAGTTCGGGAAGGAAATAGTAATAGATCCTGATGTACCTGATTTCTATTGGGGATACAAAGTATTGTCCACCAATAAGAACCTGTACGAAAGCATACTTACATTGAAACCAGGACCAGATTTGGTCATTGGAACTTCAAGGTATGCTACGCCCATCACTTCTGTTTTAGAGGAAGTAAAAGATAGATTAAAGGGTTCCAAACACACAGCAATTCTGTTTGGTGGTCCTTATTCTGGACTAGATGAACTTATTTCTGGTCAGAATGAAAAAGAAATTATAGATCTCGAAGTTAACACAGTCCCTTCACAGGGAACTAAAACTGTACGTACTGAAGAAGCAGTTTTAGCGACTTTATCTGTATTTAACTTGCTTTTAAACACTGAGTAA
- a CDS encoding DUF308 domain-containing protein produces MVNEKNLLLGILGILLGIIVIVFPLISIFTVNAIAGIGIIFIGIWILIKSLKNDSLAAGAAGLIVAVFAIMMGIVFIGDIKAFEFFTFIALYVVGFFIALAGITSLISGEGLKGKATGALGIIIGILFVIIGTYAANPLVLAAMIGAFLIIAGIIEIIAPEMINTPKTDK; encoded by the coding sequence ATGGTCAATGAAAAAAATTTATTACTAGGTATACTAGGAATATTGCTGGGTATAATAGTTATTGTGTTCCCATTAATCAGCATTTTTACTGTTAATGCTATTGCAGGTATTGGAATTATATTTATTGGTATCTGGATTTTAATAAAAAGTTTGAAAAATGATAGTTTAGCAGCTGGTGCAGCCGGATTAATTGTTGCCGTATTTGCTATAATGATGGGTATAGTATTTATTGGAGATATTAAAGCATTTGAATTCTTTACATTTATAGCATTATATGTTGTTGGATTTTTCATAGCATTAGCTGGAATAACATCACTAATCTCTGGAGAAGGACTTAAAGGAAAAGCAACAGGAGCTTTAGGTATTATAATTGGTATCCTTTTTGTTATAATAGGCACATATGCTGCCAATCCATTAGTATTAGCAGCAATGATAGGTGCATTCCTAATTATAGCAGGAATAATAGAAATAATCGCGCCAGAAATGATCAATACCCCTAAAACAGATAAATAA
- a CDS encoding potassium channel family protein: MNANRPSILWQNILIVLMIIDGILLFLIVISMNLRPSTFHNMGLIDLFISLIILLVFIWKIKENKTSKVDFLKNNWTDIIAFIPIYFIASEFGMIYPHIFIKILIVVKLVAMYLFIQKIGSEAIKYQEKTRLDYALAFFLVIFFFCSYVFYTAEHGINPEVATYDDSIWFVLQTITTVGYGDIIPVTGIGRLMGVMSMFSALILTSIVTSVATFSLIDKFRKGTEILAEKTSSNVKTVNEKLNHINTRLDELDKIDDINKNIEDMKSEIESLKEIIKNKSK, translated from the coding sequence ATGAATGCAAACAGGCCGAGTATATTATGGCAGAACATACTCATTGTATTGATGATAATTGATGGGATACTACTCTTTTTAATTGTAATATCAATGAATTTAAGGCCATCAACCTTCCATAATATGGGTTTAATCGATTTATTTATATCTCTTATCATTCTGTTGGTGTTTATTTGGAAAATTAAAGAAAATAAAACTTCTAAAGTCGATTTTCTTAAAAATAACTGGACAGATATCATTGCATTTATTCCAATCTATTTTATTGCATCAGAATTTGGAATGATATATCCCCACATTTTTATCAAGATATTAATAGTGGTAAAACTGGTTGCAATGTACTTGTTTATACAGAAAATTGGTTCAGAAGCCATAAAATATCAGGAAAAAACACGTCTTGATTATGCATTGGCCTTCTTCCTTGTGATTTTCTTTTTCTGTTCCTATGTATTTTACACAGCAGAACATGGTATAAATCCTGAAGTTGCAACTTACGATGATTCCATCTGGTTTGTTCTTCAAACAATTACCACTGTAGGTTATGGTGATATAATTCCAGTAACAGGTATAGGTAGGCTGATGGGCGTAATGTCCATGTTTAGCGCTCTTATACTTACAAGTATTGTAACTTCTGTTGCAACATTTTCTTTGATAGATAAGTTCAGAAAGGGAACAGAGATACTTGCAGAAAAAACCAGTTCCAATGTGAAAACTGTAAATGAAAAACTTAACCATATTAACACCCGTTTAGATGAACTGGATAAAATAGATGATATCAATAAGAACATAGAAGATATGAAATCAGAAATCGAGAGTTTAAAGGAAATTATAAAAAATAAAAGTAAATAA